From a region of the Alkalispirochaeta americana genome:
- a CDS encoding IS3 family transposase produces EEFIDQLDRYIRWYNERRVKLSLGGLSPVEYRQAIGKAA; encoded by the coding sequence GAAGAGTTCATTGATCAACTGGATCGGTATATTCGGTGGTATAATGAACGGCGTGTAAAGCTATCCCTCGGGGGTCTGAGTCCGGTTGAATACCGCCAGGCCATCGGAAAAGCAGCGTAA
- the tnpA gene encoding IS66 family insertion sequence element accessory protein TnpA: MTRKERDAYRRSVVHQYRESGMSRKAFCAENGVALSSLDLWKRRYSNRTDDLENSAPSVVSLGTVTPARTGRTLRVSSTSGVNAELDLPATDSEIAAVVRAIASL, translated from the coding sequence ATGACGAGAAAAGAACGAGACGCATACCGACGCAGCGTCGTCCATCAGTACCGGGAAAGCGGGATGTCCCGCAAAGCTTTTTGTGCGGAAAACGGAGTGGCCCTGAGCTCACTGGATCTCTGGAAACGCCGGTATTCGAACAGAACAGACGATCTCGAGAATAGTGCGCCATCCGTCGTATCGCTGGGAACCGTCACCCCAGCACGGACAGGACGCACCCTGCGCGTTTCATCGACGAGTGGCGTCAATGCAGAACTCGACCTGCCGGCAACCGATAGTGAAATCGCCGCCGTGGTGCGAGCGATCGCATCATTATGA
- the ptsP gene encoding phosphoenolpyruvate--protein phosphotransferase, which yields MKEFRGIGVSSGLVIGQVYVLVKKDIETFSRKRISADPQAEFKRYSESRERVLAYLQTIVKNLEINGFEERAGIFEGHMEFVDDEDAIAEIEKVLGNGELSAEAAVSDYYKECSNEMAAMDDPYFQERASDFLDVREKLLLALQGDSLQPLAAYPEDAVICCRELVPSDTALLDRTKVKGFVTETGSSTSHIAILAKALGLPAVAGVDGLLASVETGQFVFMDGSSGSIVLEPNQVFMKQAGKTIRDAQDRRQHLLEKSCLPAVTPDGRRIRLFSNIGSLDEAKVALQLGSEGIGLFRTEFLYAEKPQPLAEQELIEVFGAVADIFEDKPVIVRTLDVGGDKPLPWLDIPAGDNPFLGYRGIRIYKEFIDLITCQLRALLRANAVESRDLRIMFPMVISQEEVEWLIELVHTIESSLTEEGLAYRHCLLGIMIETPAASLMADKLAPMVDFISIGSNDLTQYTLAVDRGDTAVHHLYNPLHPAVKRSIEHIIAEAGCYGTEVGLCGELGGTREGIEFLAFLDIDEISISGEYILEARDLIRNMSM from the coding sequence ATGAAAGAGTTCAGGGGCATAGGGGTTTCTTCCGGGCTAGTTATTGGTCAGGTATATGTTCTGGTAAAAAAGGATATAGAAACTTTTTCCAGAAAAAGGATTTCTGCTGATCCGCAGGCGGAATTCAAACGGTATTCTGAATCACGGGAGAGGGTTCTGGCTTATCTTCAAACAATAGTTAAAAATCTGGAAATCAACGGATTTGAAGAACGGGCAGGTATCTTTGAAGGACATATGGAATTTGTTGATGATGAAGACGCCATAGCCGAGATTGAAAAGGTTCTGGGAAATGGTGAGTTATCGGCAGAGGCGGCAGTATCTGATTATTACAAAGAATGTTCAAATGAAATGGCTGCGATGGATGATCCCTATTTTCAGGAACGTGCGTCGGATTTTCTTGATGTTCGGGAAAAGCTTTTGCTGGCTCTTCAAGGGGATTCCCTTCAGCCTTTAGCAGCATACCCGGAAGATGCGGTAATCTGCTGCAGGGAACTTGTCCCCTCAGATACTGCCCTTCTGGACAGAACAAAGGTCAAGGGCTTTGTTACTGAAACCGGAAGCAGTACGAGTCATATAGCTATACTTGCAAAGGCTCTTGGTCTTCCTGCTGTTGCAGGAGTTGATGGTCTTCTTGCCTCCGTAGAAACCGGTCAGTTTGTTTTTATGGACGGCAGCTCAGGCAGCATTGTTCTGGAGCCGAATCAGGTTTTTATGAAACAAGCCGGAAAAACTATCAGAGATGCTCAGGACAGACGGCAGCATCTGCTTGAGAAATCCTGCTTACCTGCGGTTACCCCAGATGGGCGCCGGATACGACTCTTCAGCAATATCGGTTCCCTGGATGAAGCAAAAGTAGCCTTGCAGCTGGGAAGTGAGGGCATAGGCCTCTTCAGGACCGAATTTCTATATGCAGAAAAACCCCAGCCGCTGGCGGAACAAGAGTTGATAGAAGTTTTCGGCGCTGTAGCGGACATTTTTGAGGATAAACCCGTTATAGTTCGAACGCTGGATGTAGGAGGAGATAAGCCTCTGCCCTGGCTTGATATACCAGCCGGTGATAATCCGTTTCTTGGTTACAGAGGTATAAGGATCTATAAAGAATTTATAGACTTGATAACCTGTCAGTTAAGAGCCCTGTTAAGAGCAAACGCAGTTGAGAGCCGTGATCTTCGTATTATGTTTCCTATGGTAATCTCTCAGGAAGAGGTGGAGTGGCTGATTGAATTGGTTCATACCATAGAATCTTCTTTGACAGAGGAAGGTCTGGCTTACCGCCACTGCCTGCTGGGGATAATGATCGAAACCCCTGCCGCCTCGCTTATGGCTGATAAGCTTGCTCCTATGGTTGATTTTATCAGTATTGGTTCAAATGATCTTACTCAATATACCCTTGCAGTAGACAGAGGGGATACCGCTGTTCATCATCTTTATAATCCGCTTCACCCTGCCGTAAAGAGATCCATAGAACACATAATTGCTGAGGCAGGATGTTATGGTACAGAAGTAGGTTTGTGCGGTGAACTCGGAGGAACAAGAGAGGGGATTGAATTTTTGGCTTTTCTGGATATAGATGAAATTAGTATCAGCGGGGAATATATTCTCGAAGCTAGGGATCTGATAAGAAATATGAGTATGTAA
- a CDS encoding HPr family phosphocarrier protein translates to MIKKEIRINNPTGLHTRPGNQFVKLAKTFTSDITIQKDSNLFNGKSLVKLMKAGISQGDMITLNCEGEDEVCAAEALEKYIAGLEE, encoded by the coding sequence ATGATAAAGAAAGAAATAAGAATTAATAATCCGACAGGCCTTCATACTCGTCCCGGTAACCAGTTTGTTAAGCTTGCCAAAACCTTCACTTCAGATATTACTATCCAAAAGGATTCAAATCTTTTTAACGGGAAAAGCCTTGTCAAGCTAATGAAAGCAGGTATAAGTCAGGGAGATATGATAACTCTGAATTGTGAAGGGGAAGATGAGGTTTGCGCGGCAGAAGCATTGGAGAAGTATATCGCAGGATTAGAGGAATAA
- a CDS encoding phosphopentomutase produces the protein MLGRKRFIVIVIDSYGVGAMEDVLIDRLEDMGTNTVLHVFESVPDLKLPVLEKLGLGNALGYDVSNIRKVENALWGRAKLAHFGADTFWGHQEIMGTNPLRPEYQPFSEILEEVKSVLLENGHKVDLYGKDGKILVVDDVMTVGDNLETAPGFNHNVTAALDLVDFSMVTAVGRLVRSISRVSRVIAFGGLNVSMEDILGAYRNPGNLAGVGSAESGVYKNGYKVIHLGYGVDPTTQVINRFSEAGIKSALVGKVADIVDNPGGYVSSTVDTGKCMEELRYLLDEGEYEFICVNIQETDLAGHSQDPVGYAEKLKIVDDKLAGILDSLGEEDLLIVTADHGNDPLCGHSQHTREEVPLLVYAGNIASGMIGKRESLADISATAADFFGTRFPESGKSFLDKIFKGDFR, from the coding sequence TTGTTAGGCAGAAAAAGATTTATAGTAATTGTTATTGATAGTTATGGTGTCGGCGCCATGGAGGATGTTTTAATCGATAGGCTCGAAGATATGGGCACTAATACTGTTCTTCACGTCTTTGAATCAGTTCCGGATCTTAAGCTTCCGGTTCTTGAAAAACTCGGACTCGGAAATGCGCTGGGCTATGATGTTTCCAATATCAGGAAAGTGGAGAACGCTTTATGGGGTCGTGCCAAACTGGCGCATTTTGGGGCTGATACATTCTGGGGCCATCAGGAGATAATGGGAACCAATCCTCTTAGACCTGAATACCAGCCTTTCTCCGAGATCCTGGAAGAAGTAAAAAGCGTGCTCCTGGAAAATGGTCATAAGGTGGATCTTTATGGTAAAGACGGGAAAATCCTGGTTGTTGATGATGTTATGACTGTGGGTGACAATCTGGAAACTGCCCCAGGTTTTAATCACAATGTAACCGCTGCACTGGATCTTGTTGATTTCTCAATGGTAACAGCTGTCGGCAGGCTTGTTCGCAGTATCTCCAGGGTCAGCCGGGTGATCGCGTTCGGAGGGCTTAATGTAAGTATGGAGGACATCTTAGGGGCCTACCGCAATCCGGGTAACCTAGCAGGTGTGGGATCCGCCGAAAGCGGTGTTTATAAAAATGGTTACAAGGTGATCCATCTGGGTTATGGGGTAGACCCTACTACCCAGGTTATAAACAGGTTTTCTGAAGCCGGGATAAAGTCCGCACTTGTAGGAAAGGTAGCCGATATCGTTGATAATCCTGGAGGATATGTGTCTTCAACGGTAGATACCGGGAAATGTATGGAAGAGTTGCGATATTTGCTGGATGAGGGTGAGTATGAATTTATCTGTGTGAATATCCAGGAAACCGATTTGGCAGGACATAGTCAGGATCCGGTTGGTTACGCTGAAAAGCTGAAGATAGTTGATGATAAACTGGCAGGGATCTTGGATTCGTTGGGTGAAGAAGATTTATTGATTGTAACTGCAGATCATGGAAATGATCCTTTATGCGGACATAGTCAACATACCAGGGAAGAGGTTCCCCTTCTTGTATATGCCGGCAATATAGCTTCAGGCATGATTGGGAAAAGGGAAAGTCTTGCGGATATAAGTGCAACAGCTGCCGATTTTTTCGGAACCCGCTTTCCTGAATCAGGTAAAAGCTTTTTAGATAAAATTTTCAAAGGAGATTTCCGGTAA